A single window of Granulicella mallensis MP5ACTX8 DNA harbors:
- a CDS encoding MBL fold metallo-hydrolase, with protein sequence MQLQLLRNATLRLNYAGRTILVDPCLGAKGSLPTVAGIQANPTVDLPVTVEKLLEGIELTVISHLHPDHFDPAGISHLPKTMPILCHPAHLKEIEEHGFTAARTLTEEVAEGALTIAPTTGQHGTGEVLAKMGTVMGFILKAENEPTVYWAGDTVLTPEVIEIVHKTGPDVIVTHSGAATIANTLLLMDDAQTVELYRHAGEAIFIAVHMEAFDHCAVTRDRLRATANLAGIPSHRLLIPADGEQIEL encoded by the coding sequence ATGCAACTGCAACTGCTGCGAAATGCGACTCTGCGTTTGAACTATGCCGGACGAACGATTCTTGTCGATCCATGCCTCGGCGCAAAAGGGAGCCTGCCCACAGTAGCCGGTATCCAGGCCAATCCCACCGTAGATCTGCCGGTAACGGTAGAGAAGCTGCTGGAAGGGATCGAACTGACCGTGATCTCGCACCTCCATCCCGACCACTTCGACCCCGCAGGAATCTCGCATCTGCCGAAGACGATGCCGATCCTCTGCCACCCTGCCCATCTCAAGGAGATCGAGGAGCACGGGTTCACCGCGGCCAGGACTCTGACAGAAGAGGTCGCGGAGGGCGCTCTCACCATCGCACCCACCACAGGACAGCATGGGACGGGCGAAGTCCTTGCAAAGATGGGCACTGTGATGGGGTTCATCCTCAAGGCCGAGAATGAACCCACGGTGTACTGGGCCGGTGACACCGTGCTGACGCCGGAGGTGATCGAGATCGTCCACAAGACCGGGCCGGACGTGATCGTCACCCACTCCGGAGCTGCGACCATAGCGAACACGCTGCTGCTCATGGACGATGCACAAACCGTTGAGCTCTACCGCCATGCAGGCGAGGCCATCTTCATCGCGGTCCACATGGAGGCGTTTGACCACTGTGCCGTGACCCGCGACCGGCTGCGTGCCACCGCGAACCTCGCTGGCATCCCGAGCCATCGTCTACTCATCCCCGCCGATGGAGAGCAGATCGAGCTATAG
- a CDS encoding phospholipid carrier-dependent glycosyltransferase, with translation MNRLKMPVWSLAGGLIILQMILVAIIVHGESLTFDEGDHIFAGYMMWHSGDYGLNPEHPPLVKLVATLPLLQEKLWVPPLQQRMFKTEAYRDGRDFLERNDGPKHRLLFRMRLAAGVFAVGLSVMVFLIGSKFFGESAGLLALLLVVFEPNVLANSDLVTTDMGVACFFLATIYCFYRYARQPSVLRLLLTGLAAGLTLAAKHSGILLAPMLLGLTLVEIACAEPERRKRTAGTLFGGFAAIVVLAVVVLWAFYGFRYAARPAGLVMNPTLSEYAAPLKGINSWMIGHLAHWRLLPESYLLGMTDIHYAAQQYPIFLLGHDYPHGVWWYFPVALSIKTTLGLIGLVVLAGIALISRRLRQGRELAYLAVPGAIYLGVAILSGMNIGTRHVLFLYPLAALLAAAGLTALAQHNRRWIWIGGGLVACHVVSALAVFPAEMAYANEAWGGTANTHKYLSDSSVDWAQQLPHVKQWVDAHPGEECWFAYSAYPDLRPQAYGIPCHPLPTAHTGGEILPVDVPETIHGNLLLSADDLEACDWPSDQLNIFERFRWMPMAEQIDHSVFVYRGDFHVPEAAALGAVQKSKILLSEKRPAEALVAAEKAVTLQPENLLAQTALGDAQTALGDKDSARAAYALALTAAHRLEADAQPLFVPDLEQKLHP, from the coding sequence ATGAATAGATTGAAGATGCCCGTCTGGTCTTTAGCAGGCGGATTGATCATCTTGCAGATGATCCTGGTGGCGATCATCGTCCATGGCGAGTCGCTCACCTTCGATGAGGGCGACCATATCTTCGCCGGCTACATGATGTGGCATAGCGGCGACTACGGTCTGAATCCCGAGCATCCGCCGCTGGTGAAGCTGGTGGCGACATTGCCTCTGCTGCAGGAGAAGCTTTGGGTGCCTCCGCTGCAACAGCGAATGTTCAAGACAGAGGCGTACCGGGATGGCCGTGATTTTCTGGAACGTAACGATGGCCCAAAACATCGCCTGCTCTTCCGCATGCGCCTGGCAGCAGGTGTCTTCGCCGTGGGCCTCTCCGTGATGGTGTTTCTGATCGGGAGCAAGTTCTTTGGCGAGTCCGCTGGTCTGCTGGCTTTGCTATTGGTGGTCTTCGAGCCCAATGTGTTGGCCAACAGTGATCTGGTCACGACCGATATGGGCGTCGCCTGCTTCTTTCTGGCCACCATCTATTGCTTCTACCGTTACGCAAGGCAGCCCTCTGTGCTTCGTCTGCTGCTGACCGGCCTAGCCGCAGGACTCACGCTGGCGGCCAAGCACAGCGGAATTTTGCTGGCTCCGATGCTGCTGGGATTGACGCTGGTAGAGATCGCCTGTGCCGAGCCGGAACGGCGCAAGCGGACGGCTGGGACACTGTTTGGCGGATTTGCTGCCATCGTGGTTCTCGCGGTTGTGGTGCTCTGGGCTTTCTACGGTTTTCGCTATGCGGCCAGACCGGCAGGGCTGGTGATGAATCCGACGCTGAGCGAATACGCTGCACCCCTCAAGGGGATAAACAGTTGGATGATAGGACATCTCGCCCACTGGCGGTTGCTGCCGGAATCCTACCTGCTGGGGATGACTGACATCCACTATGCAGCGCAGCAGTATCCCATCTTCCTGCTAGGGCACGATTATCCTCACGGCGTCTGGTGGTACTTTCCAGTCGCGCTGTCCATCAAGACCACTCTGGGCTTAATCGGTCTGGTAGTGCTGGCAGGTATTGCGCTGATCAGCAGGCGGCTCAGGCAAGGAAGAGAGTTGGCGTATCTTGCGGTCCCGGGAGCTATCTATCTGGGTGTGGCGATCCTGAGCGGTATGAACATCGGCACGCGGCATGTTCTGTTCCTGTATCCTCTGGCCGCGTTGCTGGCAGCAGCGGGTCTGACAGCGCTCGCGCAGCATAACCGACGCTGGATTTGGATCGGTGGAGGATTGGTGGCGTGTCATGTCGTTTCTGCCCTGGCAGTGTTTCCGGCAGAGATGGCGTACGCCAATGAAGCCTGGGGCGGCACGGCGAATACGCACAAATACCTGAGCGACTCCAGTGTGGATTGGGCGCAACAACTGCCGCACGTCAAGCAATGGGTTGACGCCCATCCTGGCGAGGAGTGCTGGTTCGCCTATTCCGCTTATCCGGATCTTCGTCCCCAAGCCTACGGCATTCCCTGCCACCCGCTGCCCACGGCCCACACCGGAGGAGAGATCCTGCCGGTCGACGTGCCAGAAACCATCCATGGCAACCTCTTGTTAAGCGCAGACGATCTGGAAGCCTGTGACTGGCCCAGCGACCAGTTGAATATCTTCGAGCGATTTCGGTGGATGCCGATGGCGGAGCAGATCGATCACAGCGTGTTTGTGTACCGTGGCGATTTCCATGTGCCTGAAGCGGCGGCGTTGGGAGCAGTCCAAAAGTCGAAGATCCTGTTGAGTGAGAAGAGGCCCGCAGAGGCTTTGGTTGCGGCAGAGAAAGCTGTCACTTTGCAGCCGGAGAATTTGCTGGCGCAGACGGCTTTGGGAGACGCCCAGACGGCATTAGGCGACAAAGACAGTGCACGAGCCGCCTATGCCCTGGCGCTGACGGCGGCGCATCGATTGGAAGCCGACGCGCAGCCGCTGTTTGTGCCGGATCTGGAGCAGAAGCTGCATCCGTGA
- a CDS encoding serine hydrolase encodes MRFSAFVPVAAFLCVLPAFSQTAPPHPSQAATSQAIATEIDEVETGLLTVVTVAGDPHPTRSLTEEMRRRHVPAVSIAVIHNGTLRWAHAWGTLNPEGGAPATADSLFQAASISKSLASMAALHLVQQGKLSLDAPVQTELKSWTLPQNNFTAQQPVTLRELLSHTAGINVHGFPGYATTGPVATLQQVLDGTKPANTDAIRVTALPGQAFSYAGGGYTIAQQMMIDATGQPFPQIMQSLVLGPVGMSHSTYQQPLPPARLKEVALPADDQGKPIAGGPHTYPEMAAAGLWTTPSDLALWVMEMQRSLKGQANHVLSPEMTRLMLTPIKEHYGLGVTVTKENGQTSFAHSGGNAGYRTFYIGYENGDGAVIMTSSDSGGPLYPDILRSISRVYNWSTWKSTERTAITLASSALTAYTGKFNTQALGPIEVSLESGHLQARLSYYGSSPLFPSASNIFFATDTEAELHFDSPDSGKLLVDNQSISFTRIKETPALPH; translated from the coding sequence ATGCGATTTTCTGCCTTCGTTCCCGTCGCCGCCTTCCTCTGCGTGCTTCCGGCGTTCAGCCAGACCGCGCCTCCGCACCCCTCTCAAGCGGCCACATCGCAAGCCATCGCCACCGAAATCGACGAGGTAGAAACCGGTCTTCTCACCGTCGTAACCGTCGCCGGTGACCCTCATCCCACACGCTCCCTCACTGAAGAGATGCGCCGTCGCCATGTTCCCGCTGTCAGCATCGCCGTCATTCACAACGGCACCCTCCGCTGGGCCCACGCCTGGGGAACCCTCAACCCCGAAGGCGGCGCACCCGCCACAGCGGACAGCCTCTTTCAGGCTGCCTCTATCAGCAAATCTCTCGCCTCCATGGCCGCTCTCCACCTCGTCCAGCAAGGCAAGCTCTCGCTCGACGCTCCCGTCCAGACCGAGCTCAAAAGCTGGACGCTGCCTCAAAACAACTTCACCGCCCAGCAGCCCGTCACTCTCCGCGAGCTGCTCTCGCACACCGCCGGCATCAACGTCCACGGCTTCCCCGGCTATGCGACTACCGGTCCTGTCGCCACGCTTCAACAGGTCCTCGACGGCACTAAGCCGGCTAATACCGACGCCATCCGTGTCACCGCTCTCCCCGGCCAGGCCTTCAGCTACGCCGGCGGCGGGTACACGATCGCCCAGCAGATGATGATCGACGCCACCGGACAGCCCTTCCCGCAGATCATGCAGTCCCTGGTTCTCGGCCCCGTCGGCATGAGCCACAGCACCTACCAGCAGCCGCTCCCGCCCGCTCGCCTCAAAGAAGTCGCCCTGCCAGCCGACGATCAAGGCAAGCCCATCGCCGGAGGCCCCCACACCTATCCTGAGATGGCCGCCGCCGGTCTCTGGACCACCCCCTCCGACCTGGCTCTCTGGGTCATGGAGATGCAGCGCTCGCTGAAGGGTCAGGCCAATCACGTCCTCTCCCCCGAGATGACCCGTCTCATGCTCACGCCCATCAAAGAGCACTACGGCCTCGGCGTCACCGTCACGAAGGAGAATGGCCAGACGTCTTTCGCTCACAGCGGTGGCAACGCTGGCTATCGTACCTTCTACATCGGCTATGAAAACGGAGACGGTGCGGTCATCATGACCAGCAGCGACAGCGGCGGGCCTCTCTATCCCGACATCCTCCGCAGCATCTCCCGTGTCTACAACTGGTCCACCTGGAAGTCCACCGAGCGCACTGCGATCACCCTTGCTTCATCAGCTCTCACGGCTTACACCGGCAAGTTCAACACGCAGGCCCTCGGCCCCATAGAGGTCTCACTGGAATCCGGGCACCTGCAGGCCAGGCTCTCCTACTACGGCTCCAGCCCGCTCTTTCCGTCTGCTTCCAATATCTTCTTCGCTACCGACACGGAAGCCGAGCTCCACTTCGATTCCCCCGACTCCGGCAAGCTTCTTGTCGACAACCAGTCCATCTCCTTTACGCGTATCAAGGAAACACCGGCTCTCCCTCATTAA
- a CDS encoding SMP-30/gluconolactonase/LRE family protein — translation MKPRSIARRLAVCATLFAGLAQAASAAEILISDAKSQPESLTIAPGGILFVGSASTPFVYKVRPGSTAAEKFVDASAEGAGTFFFGMLADAANNMLWTCQLTPVPDTKPVQRHTALRGFDLSSGAPKLRWNLPGDNTTCNDLSVGPDKALYLTDTANGKIFKLPAGASAAELFLEHRVLMGVDGITFLDGTLYVNNVVFNKLYRIPVDASGKPGQPVDIWMDQPVKGPDGMRAANGKLFVAENGSGQIDVLTINGDKASVTVLKDGLKTPTAVEPVGDTLWIAERGAGKALSIPMPKNTSR, via the coding sequence ATGAAGCCCCGCTCCATTGCACGACGGCTTGCCGTTTGCGCCACCTTATTCGCAGGCCTTGCACAGGCCGCGTCCGCCGCTGAGATTCTCATCTCTGACGCGAAGTCCCAGCCAGAGAGCCTGACCATCGCCCCCGGCGGAATCCTCTTCGTCGGCAGCGCGAGCACACCCTTCGTCTACAAGGTGCGCCCCGGATCCACTGCTGCGGAAAAGTTCGTCGATGCCAGCGCAGAAGGTGCGGGCACCTTTTTCTTCGGGATGCTCGCCGATGCCGCCAACAACATGTTGTGGACGTGCCAGCTAACCCCGGTGCCGGACACCAAGCCGGTGCAGCGCCATACCGCACTGAGGGGCTTCGACCTCTCCTCCGGCGCGCCAAAGCTTCGTTGGAATCTGCCTGGCGATAACACCACGTGCAACGATCTCTCGGTCGGACCGGACAAGGCACTCTATCTAACGGACACCGCCAACGGCAAGATCTTCAAGCTGCCGGCCGGTGCTTCCGCCGCGGAACTCTTCCTGGAGCATCGTGTCCTGATGGGCGTCGATGGCATCACCTTCCTGGACGGCACGCTCTACGTGAACAACGTGGTCTTCAACAAGCTCTACCGCATCCCGGTGGACGCCTCCGGCAAGCCGGGGCAGCCTGTCGATATCTGGATGGACCAGCCCGTAAAAGGCCCGGATGGCATGCGTGCGGCCAATGGCAAGCTGTTCGTTGCCGAGAATGGCAGCGGCCAGATTGACGTCCTTACCATCAATGGCGATAAGGCCAGCGTCACTGTCCTCAAGGACGGACTCAAGACACCCACCGCAGTCGAGCCCGTAGGTGACACCCTCTGGATCGCCGAACGCGGCGCCGGCAAAGCCCTGTCGATTCCAATGCCGAAAAATACATCTCGCTAA
- a CDS encoding ArsR family transcriptional regulator → MRPLLHPSIEDITVEGLLHALSDPVRVSMFVDIVAQACPQNCSNFLVVSDRAIPKSTLSQHFKILREAGLIRSERHGVEMQNVSRCTEVDERFPGLIRAILVAHGIQSKDEARAKKSAEKKSAKRAGKVGV, encoded by the coding sequence ATGCGGCCCCTGCTCCATCCATCGATCGAGGACATTACGGTAGAGGGGCTTCTGCATGCCTTGTCCGACCCGGTGCGGGTGTCGATGTTCGTCGACATCGTGGCGCAGGCCTGTCCGCAGAACTGTTCTAACTTTTTGGTTGTGAGCGATAGGGCGATTCCGAAGTCCACGCTCTCGCAGCACTTCAAGATCCTGCGCGAGGCGGGGCTGATTCGCAGCGAGCGCCATGGCGTGGAGATGCAGAATGTCTCACGATGTACGGAAGTGGATGAGCGCTTCCCAGGATTGATACGGGCGATTCTCGTTGCGCATGGGATCCAGTCAAAGGACGAGGCCCGCGCGAAGAAGTCGGCGGAGAAGAAGTCTGCGAAGCGTGCGGGCAAGGTTGGGGTCTAA
- a CDS encoding chorismate mutase — translation MKQNLKLLVSGVLFGIATTLSAQQSPNVFQNLIADSAHRIAIAHQVALSKWDSNGVVEDSAREAQVIQNAVAAGQSKGLSEASLTSFFRSQIEANKLVQYSLLADWQVAGKAPEHQKVNLATEIRPELDHLQSSLISDLVQSAEARSRPDCSTALAVAIHKYLATQGTAESTLDALALNRSLATACVR, via the coding sequence GTGAAGCAGAATTTGAAGCTACTGGTATCAGGAGTGTTGTTCGGGATCGCTACAACACTCAGCGCGCAACAGTCACCGAACGTCTTTCAGAATCTGATCGCGGATTCAGCGCATCGGATCGCCATCGCCCATCAGGTAGCGCTGTCCAAATGGGACAGTAACGGTGTCGTCGAAGACTCGGCCCGCGAGGCCCAGGTGATTCAGAATGCGGTCGCAGCAGGACAGTCCAAGGGCCTTAGCGAAGCCTCTCTCACTTCGTTCTTTCGATCCCAGATTGAGGCCAACAAGCTCGTGCAGTACTCGCTCCTCGCGGATTGGCAAGTAGCCGGGAAGGCTCCGGAACACCAGAAGGTAAATCTTGCCACCGAGATCCGTCCGGAACTCGACCACCTTCAGTCTTCTTTGATCTCGGACCTTGTCCAAAGCGCCGAGGCTCGCTCTCGGCCCGACTGCTCGACTGCGCTGGCCGTCGCGATTCACAAGTATCTCGCCACGCAAGGTACCGCCGAGTCGACGTTGGATGCACTGGCCCTTAACCGTTCCCTGGCCACAGCCTGCGTTCGCTAA
- a CDS encoding alpha-L-fucosidase, which translates to MATNAMNLSRRNMLLGTGAAVAALGVSPLALAQKTKSMSERNPEPVPPTPDQIRRMKWWHEAKFGMFIHFGLYSQHARHEWAMEDEAIPFDEYTPLSKVFDPAPGSARGWAKLAKAAGMKYMVLTTKHHEGFCNFDTKLTDYCATKQGPGRDIVREYVDAARAEGLHVGFYYSLMDWHHPDGARCATDEAARKRFVAYTHGLIRELLTNYGKIDILWYDVAWPLDADGWESERMNKMVFELQPDIIVNNRNQLLGDFSTPEQHIAAENNGRAWESCMTLNDSWGFQRADDNWKTSKTIVRNLITCARDGGNYLLNIGPQPDGAVPEESVRVLTEVGQWMAVNGETIYKSDPCQPRRSEYASFTRTGNTLYMHVNFWPGEDVAISGLRVKVKSARLLKTNQEVKFSQDPYRVHLTGLPMDAPDSPVTTIALECDGEPRQDTDFVRKNKPRGGM; encoded by the coding sequence ATGGCAACGAATGCAATGAATCTAAGCCGTCGCAACATGTTGTTAGGAACCGGAGCAGCCGTTGCGGCGCTCGGAGTAAGCCCTCTCGCACTGGCACAGAAGACGAAGTCGATGAGCGAGCGCAATCCGGAGCCCGTTCCTCCCACGCCCGACCAGATTCGCCGCATGAAGTGGTGGCATGAGGCCAAATTCGGCATGTTCATCCACTTCGGCCTGTACAGCCAGCACGCCCGCCACGAGTGGGCGATGGAAGACGAAGCGATCCCCTTCGACGAGTACACGCCTCTGTCAAAGGTCTTCGATCCTGCACCCGGCTCCGCGCGCGGCTGGGCGAAGCTCGCCAAGGCGGCCGGCATGAAGTACATGGTGCTGACCACCAAGCACCACGAAGGCTTTTGCAACTTCGACACCAAGCTCACCGACTACTGTGCGACGAAGCAGGGTCCGGGCCGCGATATCGTCCGCGAGTACGTCGACGCCGCGCGCGCCGAGGGTCTGCACGTTGGCTTCTACTACTCGCTGATGGACTGGCATCATCCCGACGGCGCCCGCTGCGCCACCGACGAGGCCGCCCGCAAGCGCTTCGTTGCGTACACCCACGGCCTCATCCGCGAGCTGCTCACCAACTACGGCAAGATCGATATTCTCTGGTACGACGTCGCCTGGCCGCTCGACGCCGATGGCTGGGAGTCCGAGCGTATGAACAAGATGGTCTTCGAGCTCCAACCCGACATCATCGTGAACAATCGCAACCAGCTCCTCGGCGACTTCTCCACCCCCGAACAACACATTGCCGCCGAAAACAACGGCCGCGCCTGGGAGAGCTGCATGACGCTCAACGACAGCTGGGGCTTTCAGCGCGCGGACGATAACTGGAAGACCTCCAAGACCATCGTCCGCAACCTGATCACCTGCGCGCGCGACGGCGGCAACTACCTGCTCAACATCGGGCCTCAACCCGACGGCGCCGTCCCCGAGGAGTCGGTCCGCGTCCTCACCGAGGTCGGGCAGTGGATGGCCGTCAACGGCGAGACGATCTACAAGTCCGACCCGTGCCAGCCGCGCCGCTCGGAGTATGCGAGCTTCACCCGCACCGGCAACACGCTCTACATGCACGTGAACTTCTGGCCCGGCGAGGACGTCGCGATCTCCGGTCTCAGGGTGAAGGTGAAGTCGGCGCGGCTGCTGAAGACCAACCAGGAGGTGAAGTTCTCCCAGGACCCCTACCGTGTGCACCTCACCGGTCTCCCCATGGACGCTCCCGATTCGCCGGTCACCACCATCGCGCTCGAATGCGATGGAGAACCCAGGCAGGACACCGACTTCGTCCGCAAGAACAAACCTCGCGGAGGCATGTAG
- a CDS encoding 3-deoxy-7-phosphoheptulonate synthase: MAYPTNNLRIKSTRVVLPPIFLEEEMPVTDNASRTVFDARRQIVDILNGSDDRLVVVVGPCSIHDPVAAREYAGLLKEAIAELSSDLMIVMRVYFEKPRTTLGWKGLINDPYFDESFRINDGLRMARHLLLDLAEMGVPAGTEYLDMISPQYVSDLVSWGAIGARTTESQVHRQLASGLSCPVGFKNGTSGNVRIAVEAILSANHPHTFLGTSETGQSAILLTSGNTDCHIILRGGRQTTNYDAAAVASTVEEMEKAGVKPRIMIDCSHANSGKDHRKQAEVCRSVSEQVIASTNRNIMGVMIESNLVAGAQPLIAGKELVYGQSITDACIDWPETQTLLRELASAVRERRAHLKG, translated from the coding sequence ATGGCATACCCCACAAACAATCTGAGGATTAAATCCACTAGAGTCGTTCTTCCTCCTATCTTCCTTGAGGAGGAGATGCCTGTTACCGATAACGCTTCGCGCACCGTCTTCGACGCGCGTCGCCAAATTGTAGACATCCTCAACGGATCGGATGATCGTCTGGTCGTCGTTGTAGGTCCTTGTTCCATCCACGATCCGGTTGCCGCCCGCGAGTACGCGGGCCTGCTGAAGGAGGCGATCGCAGAGCTCTCCAGCGACCTCATGATCGTGATGCGTGTTTACTTCGAGAAACCGCGCACCACCCTCGGCTGGAAGGGGCTTATCAACGACCCCTACTTCGATGAGTCCTTCCGCATCAACGACGGGCTGCGCATGGCGCGCCACCTCCTCCTCGATCTGGCCGAGATGGGAGTGCCCGCCGGCACCGAATACCTCGACATGATCTCGCCGCAGTACGTCTCCGACCTCGTAAGCTGGGGAGCCATCGGCGCGCGAACCACGGAGAGCCAGGTCCATCGCCAGCTCGCCTCCGGACTCTCCTGCCCGGTGGGCTTCAAGAACGGCACCTCCGGCAACGTACGCATTGCGGTGGAGGCCATCCTCTCGGCCAATCATCCCCACACCTTCCTGGGCACCTCTGAGACGGGACAGTCCGCCATCCTTCTCACGTCCGGCAACACGGACTGCCATATCATCCTGCGCGGCGGCCGGCAGACCACCAACTACGATGCCGCAGCCGTGGCTTCGACGGTGGAAGAGATGGAAAAGGCAGGCGTCAAACCCCGCATCATGATCGACTGCAGCCACGCAAACAGCGGCAAAGATCACCGCAAGCAGGCCGAGGTATGCCGCTCCGTGTCGGAGCAGGTTATTGCGAGCACGAACCGTAACATCATGGGCGTCATGATTGAAAGCAATCTCGTTGCCGGGGCGCAGCCTCTCATTGCTGGCAAAGAGCTGGTCTACGGGCAAAGCATCACCGACGCCTGCATCGACTGGCCCGAGACCCAAACGCTTCTGCGTGAACTCGCCAGCGCTGTCCGCGAGCGGCGAGCTCACCTCAAGGGTTAA
- a CDS encoding SDR family NAD(P)-dependent oxidoreductase gives MGKLTGKVAVITAATSGMALATAKLFVEEGAYVFITGRRKDKLDEAVKAIGKNVTGVQGDASNLADLDRLYETVKREKGKIDVLFASAGQGEFATLEQVTEEHFDKTFDLNVRGTLFTVQKALPLFNDNGSIFLNGSIASIKGIPSFGVYSASKAAVRSFARTWLVELKERRIRVNILSPGTIDTPILDPLGDEAKEGFKKMIPRGEMGRPEEIATVALFLASSDSSFVNGIELFVDGGTAQI, from the coding sequence ATGGGTAAGCTCACAGGAAAAGTAGCAGTCATCACCGCCGCCACCTCCGGCATGGCACTCGCCACGGCGAAGCTCTTCGTCGAAGAGGGCGCCTACGTCTTCATCACGGGCCGCCGTAAGGACAAGCTCGATGAGGCCGTCAAGGCCATCGGCAAGAACGTCACAGGCGTCCAGGGCGACGCCTCCAACCTCGCCGACCTCGACCGTCTCTACGAGACCGTCAAACGCGAGAAGGGCAAGATCGACGTCCTCTTCGCCAGCGCCGGCCAGGGCGAGTTCGCCACGCTCGAACAGGTCACCGAAGAGCACTTCGACAAGACCTTCGACCTCAACGTGCGTGGAACACTGTTCACGGTACAGAAGGCGTTGCCGCTCTTCAACGACAACGGCTCCATCTTCCTGAACGGCTCGATCGCCAGCATCAAGGGCATCCCGTCCTTCGGCGTCTACAGTGCCAGCAAGGCCGCGGTCCGTTCCTTCGCACGCACCTGGCTGGTGGAGTTGAAGGAGCGTCGCATCCGCGTCAACATCCTGAGCCCCGGCACCATCGACACCCCCATCCTCGACCCGCTGGGCGATGAGGCGAAGGAAGGCTTCAAGAAGATGATTCCGCGCGGCGAAATGGGCCGTCCGGAAGAGATCGCCACGGTAGCTCTCTTCCTGGCCTCCAGCGACTCCAGCTTCGTCAACGGCATCGAGCTCTTCGTCGACGGCGGTACCGCCCAGATCTAA
- a CDS encoding glucose 1-dehydrogenase — protein sequence MSKLTGKVAVVTGASKGIGAAIAKSLAAEGASVVVNYASSKAGADTVVAAITKAGGKAVAVGGDVSKAAEAQGIIDAAIKNYGRLDILVNNSGVYEFSPIEAITEEHYHKIFNVNVLGLLLVTRAAVAHLGEGSSIINIGSVVSSLTPPASAVYTGTKGAVDAITGVLAKELGPKKIRVNALNPGMVDTEGVQTAGFLGSDMEKNIVAQTPLGRVGQVDDIASVATFLASDDAKWVTGELLRVGGGIH from the coding sequence ATGAGCAAGCTCACAGGCAAAGTAGCAGTCGTCACCGGCGCATCCAAGGGTATCGGAGCCGCCATCGCCAAATCGCTCGCCGCAGAAGGCGCTTCCGTCGTCGTGAACTACGCCTCCAGCAAGGCCGGCGCGGACACCGTCGTCGCGGCCATCACCAAGGCGGGCGGCAAGGCTGTAGCGGTGGGCGGAGACGTCTCCAAGGCCGCCGAAGCCCAGGGCATCATCGACGCCGCCATCAAGAACTACGGCCGCCTCGACATCCTCGTCAACAACTCCGGTGTGTATGAGTTCTCGCCCATCGAAGCCATCACCGAAGAGCATTATCACAAGATCTTCAACGTCAACGTACTCGGCCTTCTGCTCGTCACGCGTGCCGCTGTCGCTCATCTCGGTGAGGGCTCCAGCATCATCAACATCGGTTCGGTCGTCAGCAGCCTGACGCCTCCGGCCAGCGCGGTCTACACCGGCACCAAGGGCGCGGTCGATGCCATCACCGGCGTGCTCGCCAAGGAACTCGGCCCCAAGAAGATCCGTGTCAACGCCCTCAACCCCGGCATGGTCGACACCGAAGGCGTACAGACCGCGGGCTTCCTCGGCTCGGACATGGAGAAGAACATCGTTGCGCAGACCCCGCTTGGCCGCGTCGGCCAGGTCGATGACATCGCCTCCGTCGCTACCTTCCTCGCCTCTGACGACGCGAAGTGGGTTACCGGCGAACTCCTCCGCGTCGGCGGCGGTATCCACTAA